The proteins below are encoded in one region of Methylobacillus flagellatus KT:
- the pheT gene encoding phenylalanine--tRNA ligase subunit beta, giving the protein MQFSEHWLRQYVDPALDSQGLSHALTMAGLEVEALEPVAPAFSKVVVAEIISAEKHPDADRLQVCKVDVGAVEPLQIVCGAPNARAGLRAPCALVGAELPGFKIKQAKVRGVASSGMMCSAKELGLAEGSDGLLELGADAHVGQDIRELFDLDDQLFTLKLTPNRADCLSITGIARDVAALTGAPLELPMVDPVPVEHARQLAVSVSEPAACPRYAGRLIEGVDAAAATPEWMVRRLERSGIRSISAIVDITNYVLLEQGQPLHAFDADKLQGGIQVRYARSGEDLLLLNGQQVTLSDDMLVIADDQGPLALAGIMGGEASAVGDTTRNIFLESAFFAPAVIVGKARRLNFSTDSSYRFERGVDFGNTLIALERASQLVLEICGGQAGPVTEVLHPLPERQPVRLRLARLNSVLGIALDATVIGALLERLNFKFAAMDGGFEVTPPSYRFDIEIEEDLIEEVARLHGYDHIPALAPHDEQHMLPVPESKRHRNWLRDTLAASGYQEIVSYSFVDESWERDFLGNANPIGLKNPIASNLSVMRTSLWAGLMESLIYNLNRKQERVRLFEIGSAYFAEDSAYREIGRISGLAYGSAKPEQWASEAREVDFFDVKAEVDRLAGGRVQYVAAQHPALHPGQTAQILLQGQPIGWIGKLHPKWQQHYQLPRGAVLFELDVEPLLHAQVPSYVQVGKFPPVRRDIAVLVDEATPIQSLLDTMRSSKNALINDIALFDVYQGKGVPEGKKSLAFLVLMQDTQKTLTDAEADAVMAELLDLLVQRHGAALRN; this is encoded by the coding sequence ATGCAATTTTCCGAACACTGGCTACGCCAATATGTAGATCCGGCCCTCGACAGCCAGGGCTTGAGCCACGCCCTGACCATGGCAGGGCTGGAAGTCGAGGCCCTGGAGCCTGTCGCTCCCGCATTCAGCAAAGTAGTGGTGGCTGAAATCATCAGTGCCGAGAAGCATCCGGATGCCGACCGCCTGCAGGTGTGCAAGGTCGATGTGGGGGCTGTAGAGCCGCTGCAGATCGTATGTGGCGCTCCCAATGCGCGTGCAGGGCTCAGAGCCCCTTGTGCGCTGGTGGGGGCGGAGCTGCCTGGCTTCAAGATCAAGCAGGCCAAGGTGCGAGGTGTGGCGTCCTCCGGCATGATGTGTTCCGCCAAGGAGCTGGGCTTGGCAGAGGGGAGCGATGGCTTGTTGGAGCTTGGCGCGGATGCGCACGTCGGCCAGGATATCCGGGAGCTGTTCGACCTGGATGACCAGCTGTTTACGCTCAAGCTCACGCCTAACCGTGCTGACTGCCTCAGTATTACCGGAATTGCCCGGGATGTGGCGGCCCTGACAGGTGCACCGCTGGAACTGCCCATGGTCGATCCTGTTCCAGTTGAACATGCGCGCCAGCTGGCGGTCAGCGTCAGCGAGCCGGCGGCCTGTCCGCGCTATGCAGGCCGCCTGATTGAGGGTGTGGATGCTGCCGCCGCAACGCCGGAATGGATGGTGCGCCGGTTGGAGCGTAGTGGCATTCGCAGCATCAGTGCTATTGTCGATATCACCAACTATGTGCTGCTCGAGCAGGGCCAGCCCTTGCATGCTTTTGATGCGGATAAGCTCCAGGGTGGCATTCAAGTGCGTTATGCGCGAAGTGGCGAGGACTTGCTACTGCTCAATGGCCAGCAGGTCACGTTGAGCGATGACATGCTGGTGATTGCCGATGACCAGGGTCCTCTGGCTTTGGCTGGCATTATGGGGGGAGAGGCAAGCGCAGTGGGTGATACCACCCGCAATATCTTCCTCGAAAGCGCTTTCTTTGCGCCTGCTGTGATTGTGGGCAAGGCGCGGCGCCTGAATTTTTCTACCGATTCCTCTTATCGTTTCGAGCGTGGGGTCGACTTTGGCAACACATTGATCGCCCTGGAGCGTGCCAGCCAGCTAGTATTGGAGATTTGCGGTGGTCAGGCTGGGCCGGTTACCGAAGTATTGCACCCATTGCCTGAACGCCAGCCGGTGCGCTTGCGCTTGGCGCGCCTGAATTCCGTATTGGGGATTGCCTTGGATGCGACAGTGATTGGTGCATTGCTTGAGCGCTTGAATTTCAAGTTTGCTGCCATGGATGGCGGTTTTGAAGTGACTCCCCCCAGCTATCGCTTTGATATCGAGATCGAAGAAGATCTGATCGAGGAAGTCGCTCGTCTGCATGGCTATGACCATATTCCGGCATTGGCACCGCATGACGAACAACACATGCTTCCGGTGCCGGAATCAAAACGACACCGGAACTGGCTGCGTGATACATTAGCTGCCAGCGGCTACCAGGAAATTGTCAGCTACAGTTTCGTTGATGAAAGCTGGGAGCGTGATTTCCTTGGAAACGCCAACCCCATTGGCTTGAAAAACCCGATTGCGAGCAACCTGAGCGTGATGCGCACCAGCTTGTGGGCAGGATTGATGGAGAGCCTGATCTATAACCTCAACCGCAAGCAGGAGCGGGTACGCTTGTTTGAAATCGGATCGGCGTATTTTGCTGAAGATTCAGCGTACCGCGAGATTGGCCGTATTTCCGGCCTGGCCTATGGTAGCGCCAAGCCTGAACAATGGGCCTCCGAGGCGCGTGAGGTCGATTTCTTCGACGTAAAGGCTGAGGTGGATCGTCTGGCTGGCGGTCGTGTGCAATATGTCGCTGCACAACATCCTGCATTGCATCCGGGACAGACAGCGCAGATATTGCTGCAAGGACAGCCTATCGGCTGGATTGGGAAACTACACCCCAAGTGGCAGCAGCATTACCAATTGCCACGTGGTGCTGTCCTGTTCGAGCTGGACGTGGAGCCCTTGCTCCATGCCCAGGTGCCATCCTATGTCCAGGTGGGCAAGTTCCCTCCGGTGCGACGAGATATTGCCGTCTTGGTTGATGAGGCGACTCCGATCCAGTCATTGCTGGACACCATGCGTAGCAGTAAAAACGCACTGATCAATGACATTGCACTGTTCGACGTCTATCAAGGAAAAGGGGTGCCTGAAGGGAAAAAAAGCCTTGCATTTCTAGTGCTTATGCAAGATACTCAAAAAACTTTGACCGATGCAGAAGCCGATGCAGTGATGGCCGAGTTGCTGGATTTATTGGTTCAGCGACATGGCGCAGCATTAAGAAATTAG
- the pheS gene encoding phenylalanine--tRNA ligase subunit alpha — protein MQNLDHIISEAQQDFASCASIADLEQAKARYLGKSGSLTEALKGLGKLSAEERPAAGAAINVVKQQVEAALKQRRDAILQAEQERQLASETIDVTLPARTRGTGGLHPVSLTLRRVEELFRSIGFEVAEGPEIESDFYNFTALNIPEDHPARAMHDTFYVDDKHVLRTHTSPVQVHYMQDKAPPLKIIAPGRVYRVDSDATHSPMFHQVEGLWVDEHISFANLKGVVQDFLQRFFERDDLQVRFRPSFFPFTEPSAEMDMSWNGGWLEIGGCGMVHPEVFRHVGIDSEQYRGFAFGLGVERLTMLRYGVNDLRLFFENDLRFLKQFA, from the coding sequence ATGCAAAATCTAGATCACATCATCAGCGAGGCGCAGCAGGATTTCGCTAGTTGTGCCAGCATCGCTGACCTTGAGCAGGCCAAGGCACGTTACCTTGGCAAGAGTGGCAGCCTGACAGAGGCTCTCAAGGGGCTGGGGAAATTGTCGGCAGAAGAACGTCCTGCGGCAGGCGCGGCCATCAATGTCGTCAAGCAGCAAGTCGAGGCGGCGCTCAAACAGCGGCGTGATGCCATTCTGCAGGCAGAGCAGGAGCGTCAATTGGCAAGCGAGACAATTGACGTTACTTTGCCAGCCCGTACTCGTGGCACAGGCGGACTGCACCCGGTATCGCTGACATTGAGGCGGGTGGAAGAACTGTTCCGCTCCATTGGTTTCGAGGTGGCGGAAGGCCCCGAGATCGAGTCCGATTTCTACAATTTCACCGCGCTCAATATCCCGGAAGACCACCCTGCGCGGGCGATGCATGACACGTTCTACGTGGACGACAAGCATGTGTTGCGCACCCACACTTCCCCCGTGCAAGTGCACTACATGCAGGACAAGGCACCGCCGCTCAAGATCATTGCTCCTGGCCGCGTATATCGCGTTGACTCCGATGCCACGCATTCCCCCATGTTCCATCAGGTGGAAGGCTTGTGGGTGGATGAGCACATCAGCTTCGCCAACCTCAAGGGCGTGGTACAGGATTTCCTGCAGCGGTTTTTCGAGCGCGATGACTTGCAGGTGCGCTTCCGCCCATCCTTTTTCCCGTTCACCGAGCCTTCAGCGGAAATGGATATGAGCTGGAACGGCGGCTGGTTGGAAATCGGCGGCTGCGGCATGGTCCATCCCGAGGTGTTCCGCCATGTCGGCATTGATAGCGAACAGTACCGTGGCTTTGCCTTCGGTCTGGGTGTGGAGCGCCTGACCATGCTGCGCTATGGCGTCAATGACCTGCGCCTGTTCTTTGAAAACGATTTGCGCTTCCTCAAGCAATTCGCCTAG
- the rplT gene encoding 50S ribosomal protein L20 → MPRVKRGVIARARHKKVLNAAKGYRGRRKNVYRIAKQAVMKAGQYAYRDRRQRKRQFRALWIARINAGAREYGLTYSRFINGLKKSAVEVDRKVLADLAVFDKQAFAKFAELAKSGLAAA, encoded by the coding sequence ATGCCTAGAGTAAAGCGTGGTGTTATTGCCCGTGCACGTCACAAGAAGGTTCTGAACGCTGCCAAGGGGTATCGTGGTCGTCGTAAGAACGTCTACCGTATCGCCAAGCAGGCGGTGATGAAGGCTGGTCAGTATGCTTACCGTGACCGCCGTCAGAGAAAGCGTCAGTTCCGCGCCCTGTGGATCGCACGTATCAATGCCGGTGCCCGTGAATATGGCTTGACCTACAGCCGTTTCATCAACGGCCTGAAGAAGTCTGCGGTTGAAGTCGATCGCAAGGTGTTGGCTGATCTGGCCGTGTTCGACAAGCAGGCGTTTGCCAAGTTTGCCGAACTCGCTAAATCCGGTCTCGCCGCTGCCTAA
- the rpmI gene encoding 50S ribosomal protein L35, translating to MPKMKTKSSAKKRFKFLGNGKVKRTHSHLRHILTKKTTKQKRNLRGTAIISSTDVKRVRAMMPTQ from the coding sequence ATGCCAAAGATGAAGACCAAGAGCAGCGCCAAGAAGCGCTTCAAGTTCTTGGGAAATGGCAAGGTGAAGCGTACCCACTCTCACCTGCGCCATATCCTGACCAAGAAGACCACCAAGCAGAAGCGTAACCTGCGCGGCACGGCCATTATTTCCTCAACCGATGTCAAGCGCGTACGCGCCATGATGCCGACTCAATAA
- the infC gene encoding translation initiation factor IF-3 encodes MAQEKELRINGDITAPQVRLVGVDNEPLGIVTLNEAFAKAEEADTDLVEIAPQASPPVCRLMDYGKYKYAESKRQHEARLKQKQVQVKEVKFRPGTDEGDYQVKLRNLIRFLQEGDKAKVTLRFRGREITHQEIGLALLRRVEADLAEYAVVEQFPKMEGRQMVMVLSPQKKAKP; translated from the coding sequence ATAGCTCAGGAAAAGGAATTACGGATCAATGGCGATATTACTGCGCCACAGGTTCGTCTGGTTGGGGTGGATAACGAGCCGCTAGGCATCGTTACTCTGAACGAGGCATTTGCCAAGGCCGAGGAGGCGGATACCGACTTGGTCGAGATTGCGCCGCAGGCGAGCCCGCCTGTATGCCGCTTGATGGATTACGGCAAATACAAGTATGCCGAGAGTAAGCGGCAACATGAGGCGCGTCTCAAGCAAAAGCAGGTGCAGGTGAAGGAAGTCAAGTTCCGCCCTGGTACGGACGAAGGTGACTATCAAGTCAAGCTGCGCAACCTGATCCGATTCCTGCAGGAAGGCGACAAGGCAAAGGTAACCTTGCGCTTCCGTGGTCGTGAAATCACTCACCAGGAAATCGGCTTGGCCTTGCTGAGAAGGGTCGAGGCTGATTTGGCAGAATATGCCGTGGTAGAGCAGTTTCCCAAGATGGAAGGCCGGCAGATGGTGATGGTGTTGTCACCACAAAAGAAAGCAAAACCTTGA
- the thrS gene encoding threonine--tRNA ligase, translating to MPVIRLPDGSERKFDGPVTVAEVAMNIGAGLARAALGGKVNGKAVDTSYLITDDADLSIITDRDAEGLAIIRHSTAHLLAQAVKQLFPDAQVTIGPVIENGFYYDFSYKRPFTPEDLQKIEARMQELAKRDIPIVRTVMERDEAVAYFQSIGEQYKAEIIGSIPADQEISLYTQDDFTDLCRGTHVPSTGKLKAFKLMKVAGAYWRGDSNNEMLQRIYGTAWAKKEDLDAYLHMLEEAEKRDHRKLGRQLDFFHMQDEAPGMVFWHPRGWVIWQEVEQYMRNMFREFGYQEVRTPTIMDRVMWEKSGHWQNYHDNMFTTASENRDYAVKPMNCPGHIQIFNSTLHSYRDLPLRLAEFGSCHRNEPSGALHGLMRVRGFTQDDAHIFCTEDQVKDEVADFIVMLYKAYKDFGFNEVLVKLSTRPEKRVGTDEAWDKAEEALAVALRQNNLDFELQPGEGAFYGPKIEFTLKDSLGRLWQCGTIQLDFNLPERLGAEYVDEDNSRKHPVMLHRAIVGSMERFLGILIENYAGAMPAWLAPVQAMVLNISDGQADYVSSVVAELRKNGFRVDSDLRNEKITYKIREHSLQKLPYLLIAGEREMQTGQVAVRTRKGEDLGSMPLSAFIERLKSDVADKV from the coding sequence ATGCCAGTTATTCGTTTGCCAGACGGTTCCGAACGCAAGTTTGATGGGCCAGTGACTGTCGCAGAAGTTGCGATGAACATCGGTGCCGGCTTGGCACGTGCTGCATTGGGCGGCAAGGTCAATGGCAAGGCCGTCGATACCTCGTACCTGATCACGGACGATGCCGATCTGTCGATCATTACCGACCGGGATGCCGAAGGTCTCGCCATCATTCGCCATTCCACCGCTCATTTGCTGGCGCAGGCGGTCAAGCAATTGTTCCCCGATGCGCAAGTGACCATTGGCCCGGTGATCGAAAACGGCTTCTACTATGATTTCTCCTATAAGCGCCCGTTCACGCCGGAGGATTTGCAGAAGATCGAGGCGCGGATGCAGGAGCTTGCCAAGCGCGATATTCCCATTGTCCGCACCGTGATGGAGCGTGACGAGGCGGTGGCTTACTTCCAGTCAATCGGGGAACAATACAAGGCCGAGATTATAGGGTCCATTCCCGCCGACCAGGAGATTTCTCTGTATACCCAGGACGATTTCACCGACCTGTGCCGCGGTACTCATGTGCCTTCCACCGGCAAGCTCAAGGCGTTCAAGCTCATGAAGGTGGCAGGCGCCTACTGGCGCGGGGATTCCAATAACGAAATGCTGCAGCGCATCTACGGCACAGCCTGGGCCAAAAAGGAAGATCTGGATGCCTATTTGCACATGCTGGAAGAGGCGGAGAAGCGCGATCATCGTAAGCTGGGACGCCAGCTGGATTTCTTCCATATGCAGGACGAGGCGCCTGGTATGGTGTTCTGGCATCCACGCGGCTGGGTGATCTGGCAGGAAGTCGAGCAATACATGCGCAACATGTTCCGCGAGTTCGGCTATCAGGAAGTGCGCACCCCGACCATCATGGACCGGGTCATGTGGGAAAAATCGGGACATTGGCAGAACTACCATGACAACATGTTCACCACTGCCTCGGAAAACCGCGATTATGCCGTCAAGCCAATGAACTGTCCTGGGCATATCCAGATATTCAATAGCACCCTGCATAGTTACCGTGACCTGCCGTTGCGCCTGGCCGAATTCGGTTCCTGTCATCGTAACGAGCCATCTGGCGCCCTGCATGGCTTGATGCGCGTGCGCGGCTTTACTCAGGATGACGCGCATATCTTCTGTACCGAGGATCAGGTCAAGGACGAGGTGGCCGATTTTATCGTCATGCTCTACAAGGCCTACAAGGATTTCGGTTTCAACGAGGTGTTGGTCAAGCTGTCCACGCGTCCAGAAAAGCGTGTGGGGACCGACGAGGCCTGGGATAAGGCCGAAGAAGCGCTTGCCGTGGCGCTCCGACAGAACAACCTGGACTTTGAGTTGCAGCCAGGTGAGGGGGCGTTCTATGGCCCCAAGATCGAATTCACTCTGAAGGATAGCCTGGGCCGCCTCTGGCAATGTGGCACCATCCAGCTCGACTTCAACTTGCCGGAGCGCCTGGGCGCGGAATATGTCGACGAAGATAACTCGCGCAAGCATCCTGTCATGCTGCACCGCGCGATCGTGGGCTCGATGGAGCGTTTTCTCGGCATCTTGATCGAAAACTATGCGGGCGCCATGCCGGCCTGGCTCGCGCCGGTGCAGGCCATGGTGCTCAATATCAGCGATGGGCAGGCTGATTACGTCAGTTCTGTGGTTGCAGAGTTGCGGAAAAATGGCTTCCGCGTCGATTCGGACTTGAGAAATGAGAAGATAACCTATAAAATCCGCGAGCATAGCTTGCAGAAGCTGCCTTACCTCCTGATTGCAGGTGAGCGCGAAATGCAAACTGGTCAAGTGGCCGTGCGTACCCGTAAGGGCGAAGACCTAGGTTCAATGCCGCTGAGTGCTTTCATTGAGCGCTTGAAAAGCGACGTAGCCGACAAGGTCTAG
- a CDS encoding TIGR03790 family protein, protein MDEVKTGVRYLLMICLMLQGMGALAGEAISLRTFSGSGYNLQPENVAVVVNTDQPESVQAGEYYLNVRQIPDGNLVKVSIPGSPKKLSAQYFAQLKQEIDAQLQPRHQVIVMMWTAPYAVECNSITSAITMGFDPEQCANTCAPAKHPNRYFNSRSFQPFTDMGYRLSMLLPVQSFEEAKALIDRGFASDYSAPAATAYYLTTSDKNRSSRAQFFPPSGRVAQRYLEIKNLKADSIRDVQDVMIYQTGLVSVPYLETLQFFPGALADHLTSAGGDLLGTSQMSSLRWLEAGATASYGTVSEPCNYWQKFPNPAVLLKHYLMGASAIEAYWKSVAWPVQGVFIGEPLASPYKR, encoded by the coding sequence ATGGACGAGGTGAAGACTGGCGTGCGATATTTACTGATGATCTGCCTGATGCTGCAAGGCATGGGTGCGCTAGCGGGAGAAGCCATTTCCCTGCGTACTTTTAGTGGCAGTGGCTATAACCTGCAGCCTGAAAATGTGGCGGTGGTGGTGAATACCGATCAACCTGAGAGCGTGCAGGCCGGGGAGTACTATCTCAATGTGCGCCAGATCCCGGATGGCAATCTGGTCAAGGTCAGTATTCCGGGCAGTCCGAAGAAGCTTAGCGCGCAGTATTTCGCTCAGCTCAAGCAAGAGATTGACGCACAGCTGCAGCCCAGGCACCAAGTCATCGTCATGATGTGGACAGCGCCCTATGCGGTGGAGTGCAACTCGATTACTTCCGCCATCACCATGGGCTTCGATCCTGAGCAGTGTGCCAACACCTGCGCGCCTGCCAAGCACCCCAATCGCTATTTCAATTCGCGTTCGTTCCAGCCTTTCACCGATATGGGCTACCGCTTGTCCATGCTGTTGCCCGTACAGTCGTTCGAGGAGGCCAAGGCATTGATCGATCGTGGCTTTGCCAGTGACTACAGTGCGCCGGCGGCAACGGCTTACTACCTGACCACCTCTGACAAGAACCGCAGCAGCCGTGCCCAGTTCTTCCCACCTTCAGGCCGGGTGGCGCAGCGTTACCTCGAAATCAAGAACCTCAAGGCCGACAGCATCCGCGACGTGCAGGATGTCATGATCTATCAGACCGGGCTGGTCAGTGTGCCTTATCTCGAAACATTGCAGTTTTTCCCTGGGGCGCTGGCCGATCACCTGACTTCGGCGGGTGGCGACCTGCTGGGTACCAGCCAGATGAGCAGCTTGCGCTGGCTGGAGGCTGGCGCGACGGCAAGTTACGGTACGGTTTCCGAGCCATGCAATTATTGGCAGAAATTCCCCAATCCCGCGGTATTGCTCAAGCATTACCTGATGGGTGCCTCGGCAATTGAAGCTTATTGGAAAAGTGTGGCCTGGCCGGTGCAAGGGGTTTTTATCGGCGAACCATTGGCCTCCCCTTACAAGCGCTAA
- a CDS encoding PEP-CTERM sorting domain-containing protein: MKKLLNAVKYLLVALTFSGTMAAQAAPVFEVDAATTIPGIYKYNVALLAGDYTLTLEDVDSSFSWLGVTIGQGAAQFGSLNLLGDVDEGILSFSIADTGIYTALLFAQGGVGPVNLVIAAIPEPEMAAMLLAGLGLVTFVARRRRKVS; the protein is encoded by the coding sequence ATGAAAAAATTGTTGAATGCAGTCAAATACCTGCTGGTGGCGTTGACTTTCTCTGGTACGATGGCAGCACAGGCCGCGCCGGTATTTGAAGTTGATGCCGCTACTACGATTCCTGGCATATACAAATATAACGTAGCCTTGCTGGCTGGGGATTACACCCTGACACTTGAAGATGTTGACAGTAGCTTTTCCTGGCTGGGCGTGACCATCGGGCAGGGAGCTGCGCAATTTGGCAGCTTGAATCTATTGGGCGATGTGGATGAAGGGATATTGAGCTTTTCCATTGCCGATACCGGCATCTATACTGCATTGCTGTTTGCCCAGGGGGGAGTTGGCCCTGTTAACCTGGTGATTGCGGCTATTCCTGAGCCAGAAATGGCTGCCATGCTGTTGGCTGGCCTGGGTTTGGTGACTTTCGTCGCGCGGCGCAGGCGTAAAGTGTCATAG
- the galE gene encoding UDP-glucose 4-epimerase GalE — protein MLLVTGGTGYIGSHACVELINAGYEVVVLDNFSNSQAHIVDRIKQITGKAPVLVEGDVRDEALLSDLFSRYPFQAVMHFAGLKAVGESVAQPLRYYDNNVAGSVTLLRVMQAHDVKRLVFSSSATVYGDPASVPIREDFPLSATNPYGASKLMVEDILRDLAVSDPEWRIAILRYFNPVGAHESGLIGENPNGMPNNLMPYITQVAQGQRESLSVFGSDYPTVDGTGVRDYIHVVDLVVGHLRALERLDKEAGVFTCNLGTGQGYSVLEMVKAFEDASGQAVPYQLVARRPGDVAASYTDPAYAEQALGWKATRGIEQMCKDSWHWQQNLAQRG, from the coding sequence ATGTTATTAGTAACAGGCGGTACAGGCTACATAGGTTCCCACGCATGTGTGGAACTGATTAATGCGGGCTATGAGGTGGTGGTGCTGGATAATTTCAGCAATAGCCAGGCGCATATCGTTGACCGCATCAAGCAGATCACGGGCAAGGCACCCGTATTGGTGGAAGGGGATGTGCGGGATGAAGCACTACTGAGTGATTTATTTTCTAGGTACCCATTCCAGGCAGTCATGCATTTTGCCGGGCTCAAGGCGGTGGGGGAGTCGGTCGCGCAGCCTTTGCGTTATTACGATAACAATGTGGCGGGTAGTGTTACCTTGCTGCGCGTCATGCAGGCGCATGACGTCAAACGATTAGTCTTCAGTTCGTCCGCTACTGTGTATGGCGATCCAGCCAGTGTGCCGATTCGCGAGGATTTCCCGTTGTCTGCGACCAATCCTTATGGGGCAAGCAAGCTGATGGTGGAGGATATCCTGCGCGACTTGGCAGTCTCCGATCCAGAGTGGCGTATTGCCATCCTGCGTTATTTCAATCCTGTGGGCGCGCATGAGAGCGGCCTCATTGGTGAGAACCCGAATGGTATGCCCAATAACCTCATGCCATACATCACCCAGGTAGCCCAGGGGCAGCGTGAATCTCTTTCTGTGTTTGGCAGTGACTATCCAACCGTGGATGGTACGGGCGTGCGCGACTACATCCATGTGGTCGACCTGGTGGTTGGCCATTTGCGTGCCCTGGAGCGGCTGGATAAGGAAGCTGGTGTGTTCACATGCAATCTTGGCACGGGCCAAGGATATAGCGTGCTGGAAATGGTCAAGGCATTTGAAGACGCCAGTGGCCAGGCTGTTCCCTATCAGCTGGTGGCACGCCGGCCGGGTGATGTGGCGGCCAGTTATACCGATCCTGCTTATGCCGAGCAGGCATTGGGTTGGAAAGCGACGCGTGGCATCGAGCAGATGTGCAAGGATAGTTGGCATTGGCAGCAAAACCTTGCCCAGAGAGGCTGA
- the rfbB gene encoding dTDP-glucose 4,6-dehydratase, whose amino-acid sequence MTTLNNTIIVTGGAGFIGGNFVLDWVKAGLGTVINLDKLTYAGNLENLADIEGNPNHIFVHGDIGDRALVAKLLAEHKPRAVINFAAESHVDRSIHGPEDFIQTNVVGTFHLLEEVRAYWNSVVKTHPEEKENPQFRFLHVSTDEVYGTLGPKDQAFTETTPYAPNSPYSASKAASDHLVRAYHHTYGLPVLTTNCSNNYGPYHFPEKLIPLCLLNALAGKPLPIYGDGQQIRDWLFVKDHCSAIRRVLEAGQLGETYNVGGWNEKANLDVVQTLCSILDELSPKADGSSYKDQITFVKDRPGHDRRYAIDASKLERELGWKPAETFESGIRKTVEWYLQNQAWVHNVTSGEYRNWVSKQYSGSAA is encoded by the coding sequence TTGACGACATTAAATAACACTATCATTGTCACTGGTGGCGCAGGCTTCATCGGTGGCAACTTCGTACTCGACTGGGTCAAGGCAGGACTAGGCACCGTCATCAACCTGGACAAATTGACCTATGCCGGAAATCTTGAAAACCTGGCAGACATTGAAGGCAACCCCAACCACATCTTCGTACATGGCGATATTGGTGACCGCGCCTTGGTCGCCAAGTTGCTGGCAGAACACAAACCCCGTGCAGTCATCAACTTTGCCGCCGAAAGCCATGTTGACCGTTCCATCCATGGCCCGGAAGACTTCATTCAGACCAATGTAGTCGGCACCTTCCACTTACTGGAAGAAGTACGCGCCTACTGGAATAGCGTGGTGAAAACCCACCCAGAGGAAAAAGAAAATCCTCAGTTCCGCTTCCTGCACGTCTCTACAGATGAGGTGTATGGCACACTGGGCCCCAAGGACCAAGCGTTTACGGAAACCACCCCTTACGCCCCCAATAGTCCATACTCGGCTTCCAAGGCAGCCTCGGATCATCTAGTGCGTGCCTACCACCACACTTATGGCTTGCCGGTATTGACCACCAACTGCTCCAATAACTATGGGCCTTACCATTTCCCTGAAAAATTGATTCCACTATGCCTGCTCAATGCGCTTGCTGGTAAACCATTGCCTATTTACGGTGACGGCCAGCAAATCCGCGACTGGCTATTCGTCAAGGATCATTGCAGCGCCATCCGCCGCGTACTGGAAGCAGGCCAGCTCGGGGAAACCTACAATGTGGGCGGTTGGAACGAAAAGGCCAATCTCGATGTAGTACAGACCTTATGCAGCATCCTGGATGAACTCAGCCCCAAGGCAGATGGCTCAAGCTACAAAGACCAAATCACATTCGTCAAGGACCGTCCAGGCCATGACCGGCGCTACGCAATCGATGCAAGCAAACTGGAGCGCGAGTTGGGCTGGAAGCCTGCGGAAACCTTCGAGTCAGGCATCAGAAAAACCGTGGAATGGTATCTGCAAAACCAGGCATGGGTGCACAACGTCACCAGTGGAGAATACCGCAACTGGGTCAGCAAGCAATATAGCGGGAGCGCAGCATGA